The Aquificaceae bacterium genome contains the following window.
GAGCCTTGCAAAGTTTTCATTCTCTGCAAGAAAGCCGTATCCGGGGTGGATGGCGTCCGCACCCACTTCAAGGGCAAGGTCCACGATACGCTCTGCGTTCAGGTAGGTGTCCAGCGGGTTGACCCCTATCATGTAGGCTTCGTCCGCCATCTTCACATGCCTTGCGGTAGACTCTATTTCGTTGTATATGGCGACGGTGCGTATACCCAGCTCCTTGCAGGCTCTTATGACCCTGCAGGCTATCTCACCCCTGTTGGCGATAAGAACCTTATTAAACATGCCCTGCCTCCTAAAGAAGCTCTATCCTGTATTCAATGGGTGCTACCCTGTTTATCATGTAAGCTATGGAGCATGTGCCGGGGTTGTATATGGTCTTATCAAGAGCCTTCCTCACGTCCTCTTCAGAAACTTCACCTTTAACTTTTACAAAAAGGTATATCTTTGTGAAAACCTTTGGGTAGCCCTCGGTGATTCTCTCGGCATCCGTTTCTATCTCTATGTGTTCAGTATGCTTGCCCTCCTTGTGAAGGGCTTCGTAAAGGTGTATGCCCACACAGCCCGCTATGGAGTGGAAAAGAAGCTCAGGAGGTCTTATACCCCTGCCCTTACCACCCACGTAACCCGCTGCGTCTATGGGCACTTCCCTGCCAGACTCGCCCGTGCCCACAAAGTGAAAATCCTCCTTCTGAACCACCTTCACCTTCATGCCTGCCTCCTGAAAATAGTGGGTAAAAATTATAAGCAAATTTTTCAAAAAGTGGTGGTTTTGGTCATAAAAAAATAAAGAGCCCCCTGCCGGGGGCGGTGGATGTATGCGTGGACCTTTCAGGCAAAAATGTCCCTTCCGTCCTTCCTCCAAACTGCTATGACAGAAGGCCTTGGAACCTGCACATTGTCCCCGTAAGGCCATCTAGAGGAAGGCTGGTTGGGATTACTGCCACCCTCCGCCTCTCCCGGATGCTGTATTGCACAGAAGAAGGTCTTCCAGTCATCGGAAAACTCTGGACCACATATTTCACAGCCCGGAACCCCTGAGAGGAACATCTTAAATTCCTTGTTTATAGGATTAAGCACGTAAACGCCATCGTTTTTCCTTAGCCTCACTGAGCTTGGGTTTCCATCTGTGGCAATCCATACATTGCCAAGTCTATCTATAACAAAGTTGTCTGGTGCAGATATTGCAGGTGTTGAGGAGCTTGCAGGCTGACCGTATATCACAAGCCTGTTGTTCTGGTCGGAGGCGTTGGGGTCACCACACAGAACTGGTATATTCCATGTAAAGGTGACCGAGGCAGGATTGCCGTTTGCTTCCCTTATTTCCAGTATGTGTCCCATTACGTTGTTGGCTCTGGGGTTTGCCCTATCAACCCCTGGTTGCCCGCTTGCTCCTCTCCTTTCGTTGTATGTGAGCGCTACCCATGCACTTCTGGTCACTGGATTCCATTCTATGTCTTCTGGCCTGTCCATTTTCGTAGCTCCAAGGGCATCTGCAGCTGCTCTTGTATTTATGAAACACAGAACTGGGTCATTTTTGAAAGCGTCCGGCAGGCTTGAATTTGGAGTTATTCTAAAGCTCCCGTCAGCATTTCTTTCCACTCTGGCTATGAGAAGCCACTGCCCGCTCAGGTCGTCGTTGAATTTTGCCGCATATAAATCTCCTTCATCAAGTAATCCAAAGTTTGCTTCCCTGTTGTTTGGGTTAAAAGCACCCTTTGTTATGAACTTGTATATATACTCAAAGCGTTCATCATCACCCATGTAAAAAACCACCCTACCATCAGGTGCAATAGCGTAAGTAGCGGCTTCGTGTTTCATCCTGCCCAGGGCTGTTCTTTTTATCGGTGCTCTATTAGGATTAAAGGGGTCAACTTCTACAACCCATCCGAACCTGAAGGCCTCCCTGGGTTCTCTTTCTATGTTGAACCTTTCATGTCCATTCTTATAAAAGCCGTAGTAATCCGCGAAGGTGGATGGAACACCATATCTCCTATGTATGCTCTTTATGAGGTCTGCATCCTCGCCAGTTATGTTGTCTCTATTTCCTCCAAAATAGCTGTGAAAGTTTTCTTCACAGGTCAGCACCGTTCCCCAGGGAGTTT
Protein-coding sequences here:
- a CDS encoding OsmC family protein; the encoded protein is MKVKVVQKEDFHFVGTGESGREVPIDAAGYVGGKGRGIRPPELLFHSIAGCVGIHLYEALHKEGKHTEHIEIETDAERITEGYPKVFTKIYLFVKVKGEVSEEDVRKALDKTIYNPGTCSIAYMINRVAPIEYRIELL
- a CDS encoding PhoX family phosphatase — translated: MSEYFGDVLSRAMSRRDLLKGALYGSAGIALLSCGGGSGDTQPLTFRTIQPNTEDRITLPEDFNHNVVIRWGDALDSGPNLDWNRIRQSGPTAQDVERQRNCFGYNCDFVGYLKTQDGRHILVVNHEYCNPELMFPEPFITNNAPSAGRPTREESNLMLEAHGLSVVEIRRKSDGSWEYVKGSPYNRRITGSTRCDISGPARGHRLMRTSYDSQGTFVLGTLNNCAAGKTPWGTVLTCEENFHSYFGGNRDNITGEDADLIKSIHRRYGVPSTFADYYGFYKNGHERFNIEREPREAFRFGWVVEVDPFNPNRAPIKRTALGRMKHEAATYAIAPDGRVVFYMGDDERFEYIYKFITKGAFNPNNREANFGLLDEGDLYAAKFNDDLSGQWLLIARVERNADGSFRITPNSSLPDAFKNDPVLCFINTRAAADALGATKMDRPEDIEWNPVTRSAWVALTYNERRGASGQPGVDRANPRANNVMGHILEIREANGNPASVTFTWNIPVLCGDPNASDQNNRLVIYGQPASSSTPAISAPDNFVIDRLGNVWIATDGNPSSVRLRKNDGVYVLNPINKEFKMFLSGVPGCEICGPEFSDDWKTFFCAIQHPGEAEGGSNPNQPSSRWPYGDNVQVPRPSVIAVWRKDGRDIFA